The Spirosoma foliorum genome has a window encoding:
- a CDS encoding type II toxin-antitoxin system prevent-host-death family antitoxin, translating to MEKITANDFRRQVGEYLNRTYYAKEQFVIIKSGKQIAALVPISILERLTQLEEPAQPYVVEDKEQSGAVHTDV from the coding sequence ATGGAAAAAATTACAGCTAATGACTTTCGTCGACAAGTAGGCGAATATTTAAATCGTACATACTATGCGAAAGAACAATTTGTGATAATAAAATCAGGCAAACAAATCGCAGCTTTAGTACCAATTAGCATTCTAGAACGGTTAACACAATTAGAAGAGCCAGCTCAACCTTATGTTGTTGAAGATAAAGAACAGAGTGGGGCTGTCCATACCGATGTTTAG
- a CDS encoding recombinase family protein — MLIGYARVSTLDQTPDLQIDALRQVGCEKLFTDKVSGMVTERPGLQRVKEVLRPGDTLVVWRLDRLGRSLRDLIDWMNYLEGEGVALRSLQESIDTSTPTGKLVFHLFGALAEFERNLIKERTMAGLTAARARGRQGGRPKSLSDDKRQLVIDLYQQKKLTVKKICEMMNISKPTLYSYVRS; from the coding sequence ATGCTCATTGGATACGCCCGCGTTTCAACCTTGGATCAGACTCCAGATCTACAAATAGATGCCTTGCGGCAGGTCGGTTGTGAAAAACTGTTTACTGATAAAGTGAGCGGGATGGTAACTGAACGACCAGGTTTGCAGAGAGTAAAGGAGGTACTTCGTCCGGGGGATACGTTGGTAGTTTGGCGGCTTGACCGCTTAGGCCGATCCTTACGTGACCTGATTGACTGGATGAATTATTTGGAGGGTGAAGGTGTAGCTCTGCGTAGTTTACAGGAGTCAATAGACACCTCCACTCCTACCGGCAAACTAGTCTTTCATTTGTTCGGAGCACTTGCCGAATTTGAACGTAATCTGATTAAAGAACGAACTATGGCTGGCTTAACAGCAGCCAGGGCCCGAGGTCGACAAGGAGGACGTCCTAAATCCTTAAGTGATGATAAACGGCAATTAGTAATTGACCTGTATCAGCAAAAGAAACTTACGGTAAAGAAGATTTGTGAAATGATGAATATCTCTAAACCCACCTTGTATAGTTACGTTCGCAGTTAA
- a CDS encoding transposase, whose translation MYAYKKEQLAELEGLAQQGLIELFYDDESQVCSAGYVPYGWQFPGEEVCIRVEKGFKLNCWGLISRQNKLHWATTNQRITAAFVGQQLDSLSLSIHRLTVVVLDNARVHRAASIQQMRPLWEARGLYLFADLLSSLKHR comes from the coding sequence GTGTATGCTTACAAAAAAGAGCAACTCGCGGAACTGGAAGGCCTTGCCCAGCAGGGGCTCATTGAGTTGTTCTATGACGACGAATCGCAGGTGTGTAGTGCGGGCTATGTGCCCTATGGTTGGCAATTTCCCGGCGAAGAGGTCTGTATTCGGGTTGAGAAGGGCTTTAAACTGAACTGTTGGGGCTTGATTAGCCGGCAAAACAAGTTGCATTGGGCCACCACCAATCAACGAATTACAGCCGCCTTTGTGGGTCAACAACTGGATAGTTTGTCGTTGTCGATTCATAGACTGACGGTGGTAGTGTTAGACAATGCCAGGGTTCATCGAGCCGCATCCATTCAGCAGATGCGTCCCCTATGGGAGGCCCGTGGGCTATACTTGTTTGCCGACTTACTCTCCTCACTTAAACATCGCTGA
- a CDS encoding helix-turn-helix domain-containing protein → MLLKAAGRSSTDVGQLVGMCHVSVNSWLKRFKTSGLDGLKTKSGRGRKPILTKQTDTDAVLAAVKANRQRIQLAKADWETSRSAGSQPVSESTFRTFLKSLMADTNAFVDE, encoded by the coding sequence ATTCTGCTCAAAGCGGCCGGCCGCTCTTCAACAGATGTAGGCCAGCTTGTGGGCATGTGCCATGTCAGTGTCAATAGCTGGCTGAAACGATTCAAAACCAGTGGGTTAGACGGACTCAAGACTAAGTCCGGACGAGGTCGAAAGCCCATATTGACCAAGCAAACCGATACAGATGCTGTACTAGCAGCCGTCAAAGCCAATCGCCAACGAATCCAACTAGCCAAAGCTGACTGGGAAACAAGTCGTTCGGCTGGTAGCCAGCCCGTCAGTGAGAGTACGTTCAGGACTTTTTTAAAAAGCTTGATGGCCGATACAAACGCATTCGTCGACGAGTAA